The following nucleotide sequence is from Pseudonocardia abyssalis.
GCTCCAGCCGGGCCAGCGTCTCGTCGAGGACGCCGGTGCCGACGGACAGGAACGCCGCCTTGAGACGGGCCGAGTCCATCGCGAAGTAGGTGTGCTCGACGTCGCGCGGGTGCAACGACCCGCCCGCGGCGAGCGTGCCCGCCTCCCAGTGCCGGGAGTCGGCGGTGAAACCCGACCCGAGGATCCCGGTGCCGGGCTCCCCCGCGGTGAGCAGGACGGCCGCGCCCGCGTCGGAGAGCGTGTAGCCGGGGAACGCGCGCAGGAACGCGCGGATCCCGTCGACCTCCCACCGCACGGCCCGCGACGGCGTCTCCCCGCTGACGACGAGCACGCGCCAGTAGCGGCCGCCGGCGATCAGCGCGTCCGCGACCTCCATGCCGTTGAGCACGCTGTTGCAGGCGTTCTTGACGTCCATGACCGGGCAGGACAGCTCCAGCTTGGCCGCGACGATGTGCGCGGTCGCGGGCTCGACCATGTCCTGGCTGGCCGAGGCGAAGATCAGCAGGTCGACGTCGGCGGCAGCGGTGCCGGTCGCGGCCAGCACCTTCCGGGCCGCGGCGACGGCCAGGTCGGAGGCCTGCTCGTGGTCGCCGGCCACGTGCCGGGAGGTGATCCCGGTGAGCCGGTGGACGATGCCCGCGGGGGGTGCCCACCCCGACGCCGCGATCCGCGCCTCGACCTCGTCGGTGCCGACCCGCCGCCCGGGCAGGTGCACCTCGACCCCTGCGATCCGCGCGCCCACGCCCCACCTCCCTCCGGCCCCGACGGTCGGGACGAGCTGAACCCTAGGAGGCACCCCGACCGGCGACGACCGCGGAACTACCGACGCCGCAACTTGCCGTACGAGTATGGATAGGCGAACCTCACCTCTTCGTCCCGTCCGACCGAAGGGGCGGTGCCCGGCCCACCGACGTCGGCGGCATCGAGCTGAACGTCGAGGCCGTCACCGCCCTGCAGCCGGACCTGATCATGGGCGTCTACTCCTTCATGGACCGGTCGACCTACGACGCACTGAGCGCGATCGCGCCGACCCGCATCACCGGCACGACACTGGGCCGGGGCGGCAGGCCGAGGAGGTCGTCGCGGCGGTCGAGCAGTCCTTCGCCGACATCCGGGCGGCGAACCCCGGTCTCGCCGGCCGGGAGGTCGCGATCGACCTGGTCGTCGACGGGGTCCCCTACCTGCTCGGCGCCGATGACCTGCACACCGCGGTGTTCGCCGGTATCGGCACGACGGTCCCGGACTCGACCGTCGAGCTGTCGCCGGAGACCATCGGGCAGCTCGACCGCGACGCGCTCGTCGTGCTCGGGGCGAACGAGGCGGACCTCACGGGCGACGCGGTGTTCCAGGGCCTGGGCGCGGTCGCGGACGGGCGCGCGGTCTACGTCCCCGGTGACGGCGACTTCGCCGGCGCCGTCGGTTTCGGCAACCCGTTGAGCCTGCCGTACGCCGCCGAGCTCATCACCCCGCAGCTCGCCGCCGTCCTGGGCTGACGCCTGCCATCCGCGGCCCGGTCTGTGTCAGGATCCCCGCCGTGCAGGGATTCCGACTCAACGGGTCGCGGGTGCTGGAGATCGACCTGGTGGGTGACGCCGTGCGCGCCGCCACCGGCTCGATGATCGCCTACACCGGCGACGTGACGTTCAAGAACGCCGGTATGGGCGGCGGCGACGGCCTGATGGCGGGGCTCAAGCGCCGCGCCGCGGGCGAGTCCGTCGCGCTCATGCACTGCACGGGGCAGGGCACCGTGTGGTTCGCGAAGGACGCGATGGAGGTGTTGGTCGTCGAGCTGAACGGCGACACCCTCAAGGTCGAGTCCGAACAGCTCCTCGCGCTGTCCGACAAGCTGAGGACCGACGTCGCCTTCGCCGGGGTGCGCGGTGCGTCGTCGGGGCAGGGGTTGTTCACCACCACCGTCACCGGGTACGGCACCGTCGCGCTGCTCTCGGCGGGCGGCCCGCCGATCGCGCTGGAGGTCTCGCCGCAGTACCCGCTGGTGGTCGACCCCGACGCGTTCATCGCCAGCCAGGGGCAGCTCAACCAGTCCTTCGTCACCGACGTGTCGTGGCGCAACCTGATCGGCGAGAGCTCCGGCGAGGCGTTCTCCCTGCGCTTCGACGGCAGCGGCGTCGTCTACATCCAGCCCGAGGAGCGCTGATGGGTTCCTTCGAGCAGGTCAACAACAAGGTCGTCGCCGCCGCGGTCGCCCCCGGCCGGGAGATCCTCGCGCGCAGGGGCGCGATGCTCGCCTACACCGGCGACGTCGGGTTCTCGCCCGTCCACACGGGGCCGGGTGGCGCGGGCGGCATGGTCGGGCGGATGGTGGCCGGCGAGCAGGTGCCGATGATGGTCGCGCAGGGGTCCGGCACCGTGCACTACGGCTACCGCGGCCTCTACGTGACGATCATCGAGCTCGACGGGTCCGGCCCGCTGTCCGTCGAGGCCGACCGGCTCGTCGCGCACGACGCCGCGCTGCAGTCGACCGTGGTGTTCCTCGGCTCCCAGGGCGGCATCCGCGGGGCGGTCCGCGGCGCCGTCTCCGGGCAGGGGCTGTTCACCACGCAGCTGCACGGCTACGGCACCGCCGCCGTGCTCTCCCACGGTGGGACGATCGCGATCCCCGTCGGCGGCCGTCCCGTGGCCGTCGACCCCCAGGCCTACGTCGCGCACGTCGGGCAGGTGAACGTCGACATCTCGGCGTCGGTCGGCTGGCGCGACGCCGTCGGCCGCGGCTCCGGCGAGGCCGTCCAGCTCAAGATCACCGGCCAGGGAACCGTCTACGTCCAGGCATCGGAGCAGAAGCTGTGATCCCCCTCAACCCCGCCACGCTGCCGGACAACGACAACATCCCCGGCAACCACTACGCCTACTGCGTGCGCCTCGACGGGCAGCTGTTCATGCAGACCGGCCGGATGATCGCCTACTACCCCGCGCCGCACAGCCAGGGCATCCGCTTCGAGCCGCTGACGTCGGGGAGCATCGGCGGCATGGTCGCGACGCGGTTCTCCGCGCCGCTCTACACCCGCGACTGGGTGGTGGCCTCCGGCGCCGGGCACCTGATCCTCGGCGACCGCGGCTACGACATCAACAGCTACGACCTCGACGCGGGCAACCTGACGCTGCGCGCGTCCAACCTGCTCGCCTTCGACTCCACCCTCGAGCTCAAGCAGTCGATCGTCCCCGGCTTCCTGACGCTGATCGGCACCGGCAAGTTCCTCGCCTCCAGCTCCGGACCGGTGATCTTCGCGGAGCCGCCGATCCGCGTCGACCCGGACGCACTGGTCGGGTGGGCCGACTGCCCGTCACCGAGCCACCACTACGACGCCCGCTGGATGAGCGGGTTCCTGTCCAGCGCGATGGGGATGCTGGGCAGCAACTCCGGCGAGGAGCGCCAGTTCGACTTCACCGGAGCCGGCACCGTGCTCATCCAGTCCAGCGAGAACACCGTGGCCGACCCGCACCTGCTGCAGCAGCTGGAGGGGCAGATCGCCGGCCTCGGGCTGTCCGGGCTGCAGCGGATGCAGCAGGTCGTGGCACAGCGGCTGGCGCAGCAACAACAGCACTGATCAGGGCTCGGCGAGCCAGACGAACCCCAGCGCCGGGACGACGAGCCGCCCGTCGTGCACCAGGAGCGGGCCGTCGCTCGACAACACGGTGTCGAGCGCGCCGAACCCGTCGAGGACGCGGGCGTCGACCGTCACCGGGTGCTCGGCGACGTTGACCAGCCCGACGAAGTGGCCGCTGCGCGGGTGGCGGCGGTGCCAGGCCAGCACGTGCGGCGAGTCGACGTCGAGCACCCGGCCCTCCCCCGCCGCGTGCAGGGCGGGCAGCGACGCCCGGGCCGCCGCCAGCGCCTTCGTCCAGCCGAACACCCGCCCCTGCACGGTGGCCGGGTCGTGGCGCAGGGCGGCCGCGGCGTCGTCGAAGTACGGGCGGTGCATCCAGCGGTTGTCGCCGGCGAGCGCGGGATCGTCGAGGTAGGTGGTGTCGTTGCCCTGCCCCAGCTCGTCGCCCATGTAGACCAGCGGCACCCCGCCCCAGCCGAACGTGACCGCGTGCAGCAGCACGAAGCGGCGGATGCCGAGCTCGAGGGCGTGCGCGTCGCCCCGTTCCCGCGCCTCGGCGATCCCGCACAGCGCCGCGGTGGAGCCGGAGATGCGGGCGTCGCCGGTCTCCGGGTTCTCGCCGAAGCGGGCGCCGCGCGCGTAGGACAGGGGGAACTCGCCTGCGTAGAAGGCGTTGAGGAAGTCCCGGTGGGCGTACGGGTCGTACCCGACCGCGCGGGCGTCGACGTCGCCGACTGCCCAGCCGATGTCGTCGTGGCAGCGCACGTAGGTGGCCCATGACGTCTCGGCCGGGATCGGGCGCAGTCGGCGCAGCGACTGCACGGCGAGCCGCGCGTCCTTCGTGGCGAGGCTCGACCACAGCATCACCATCAACTGGTTGTGGTAGGCCAGCTCGCACTCGGGGCGGTACCTCTCGTGCGCCCCGAGGTAGGCGACCAGCTCGTCGGGCGCGACGATCGCCTCGGCCTTGAACACCGTCGCCGGGGCGGCCAGCTTCACCGCCGCGTGCAGCGCCTGCACGATGTCGTGCACCTCGGGCTGGTTCATGCAGGAGGTGCCCAGGCGCTTCCCCATGAACGGCACCGCGTCCATCCGGAAGATCTCGACGCCGCGGTTGGCCAGCCACAGGATCTCCTCCAGCATCGCGGTGAACACGCGCGGGGTGGAGTAGTCGAGGTCCCACTGGTAGTCGAAGAACGTGGTCCAGACCCAGCCCGTGCCGGGCACCTCGGTGAACGAGCCGGGCGCCTGGTCGGGGAAGACGTCATTGATCGTCTCCTCGTACGCGTCGGGCATCGTGCGGTCCGGGAAGGCGAGGTAGAAGCCCTCGTACGCGGGGTCGCCGGCCTGCCAGGCGCGGGCCCACGGGTGCTCGCGGGCGGTGTGGTTGAGAACGAGGTCGACGCACAGGCTCATGTCGCGGGCCCGCAGCTCGAAGGCCAGGTCGGACAGGTCGTCGATCGTGCCGAGGCGGGGGTCGACGGACCGGTAGTCGGCCACGGCGTAGCCGCCGTCGTTGGCGCCCTCGCGCGGGGCGAGCAGCGGCATCAGGTGCAGATAGGTGACACCGAGCTCCGCGAGGTGGTCCAGCCGCGCGGGGAGTGCGTCGAGGGTCCCGGCGAAGCGGTCGGTGTAGGCGACGTAGCCGACCATCCGCTGGTGCTGGAACCAGCCCGGGTCGATCTCGCGGCGCCGGTCCACCGCGCGCAGGTCGGCCGGGCGCTGCACGGCGGCGCGCAGCGCGAGGTCCACGATCGCGGCGGCGAGGGCGTCGGGGTCGGGGTAGAGCGCTGCCAGCGGCACGTGGACGTCGGCGAACCAGCGGTCCAGACGCGCGACGAACCCGACGGCCTCGCCCGCCCCGAGGCACCGGACGGCCTCCTCGACGACCCCCGGACGCAGCCGCGCCAGCGCGTCGGCCGCGCTGCGGGCCCGTTCGCCGTCGGATCGGGCGGCCGCGGTTTCGATCACCGGCCCATCCTGTCAAACGGGGGCGTGCGGCGGGCTGCCCCTGATCCGCGCACCGGCCGCGACCAGCGCGGAGCACAGGCAGGCGTGCTCGGGGTCCTGATCGTGCACCGGGTGCCACCACAACGCCTCGGGCGCCGGACATTCCATCGCGCCGATCAGGCAGGCGCCTGCGGTCCACGGCGTCGACGACGATCCCGGCGAACGGCGCCGCCGGCCCGATCATCAGCGCCGGCACGGTCAGCGCGATCGGGACCAGGATGTCGACCCCGGGTGTGCCCGCGAACTCCGCGGCCAGCCGGGGCAGCACGGGCGCGATCAGCACCGTGCCGAGCACGGACATGCAGCTCCCGGCGATCAGGAGCACGAGCTGGAGCGTTCCGGCCCGCCGCTGGCGCGGTGGGGCGACGACGGTGTCCTCGGACCTGGGTGACGTGCCTCATGGTCCGGCCAGCCGGAGAACCATCCGGGAAGACGACTCTCCCGATGTCCGCCATCAGCCCCGATGAGGGGTCAGGTGTCGACGCCCACCGTCAGGGTCGCGGCCATCCCCGCCGTCACATCGCCGGTGACGCCCGCGAGCTGCGTGGCGTAGCCGTCGCTGAAGACCATGTCGCGGTCCAGCGAGGTCTGCGCGAGGTTGCGCACGCTCGACTCGTACCCGGTCGTGGCGTAGACCAGCTCGCACGCGTCCTGCGGGAGGGCGAGCTGCGTCGTGACGGTGGCGTTGTCCGGGGTCGTCGCCGACGCGAGGTCGGGGTAGATCTCGACGTGCGCGTGCGGCCAGCGGCCCGAGTACGCGGCCGGGAAGATGGTCGTGAAGGTGACGCGACCGTCGGCGTCGGCGGCCTGGACGCCGCGCAGGTAGTTCTGGTCCTCGACGTCGTAGAGCGAGTACCTCCCGTCCCGGTCGCAGTGCCAGAGGTAGACGGTGGCACCGGGCAGTGCGGCCCCGGTGGCGGAGTCGATCAACGCGAGCGTGATCGTCAGCGGCACTCCCTCCGCGGTGCCCGACAACGAGCCGAAGCTCGACCGGATGTCGCTGCGCACGACTCCGCTCTCGGTCAGCACGTTCGGACCGTTGGATCCGTCGCCCGGGTACGGCCCCGCGGTCTCCTCCGGGATCTCGCTGACGGAGCCGGTCGAGCCGGTCACGGTCGAGCCGGTCGCCGCCGGGGCGCAGCCGGCCAGGACCAGCGCGCCGGCCCCGGCGAAGAGA
It contains:
- a CDS encoding 3-oxoacyl-ACP synthase III family protein, with translation MGARIAGVEVHLPGRRVGTDEVEARIAASGWAPPAGIVHRLTGITSRHVAGDHEQASDLAVAAARKVLAATGTAAADVDLLIFASASQDMVEPATAHIVAAKLELSCPVMDVKNACNSVLNGMEVADALIAGGRYWRVLVVSGETPSRAVRWEVDGIRAFLRAFPGYTLSDAGAAVLLTAGEPGTGILGSGFTADSRHWEAGTLAAGGSLHPRDVEHTYFAMDSARLKAAFLSVGTGVLDETLARLELTWDDMAVVAVHQVSLPYLGVFARGAGVPGDKLVVTVAEHGNVASASLPLQLVTARELGRCGPGDLVALVGLAGGVSLGITVVRL
- a CDS encoding intradiol ring-cleavage dioxygenase, which translates into the protein MSDHHDGPHEHDLGLAHDLPRLMGRRSLLGLFAGAGALVLAGCAPAATGSTVTGSTGSVSEIPEETAGPYPGDGSNGPNVLTESGVVRSDIRSSFGSLSGTAEGVPLTITLALIDSATGAALPGATVYLWHCDRDGRYSLYDVEDQNYLRGVQAADADGRVTFTTIFPAAYSGRWPHAHVEIYPDLASATTPDNATVTTQLALPQDACELVYATTGYESSVRNLAQTSLDRDMVFSDGYATQLAGVTGDVTAGMAATLTVGVDT
- a CDS encoding AIM24 family protein; this encodes MQGFRLNGSRVLEIDLVGDAVRAATGSMIAYTGDVTFKNAGMGGGDGLMAGLKRRAAGESVALMHCTGQGTVWFAKDAMEVLVVELNGDTLKVESEQLLALSDKLRTDVAFAGVRGASSGQGLFTTTVTGYGTVALLSAGGPPIALEVSPQYPLVVDPDAFIASQGQLNQSFVTDVSWRNLIGESSGEAFSLRFDGSGVVYIQPEER
- a CDS encoding alpha-amylase family protein; the protein is MIETAAARSDGERARSAADALARLRPGVVEEAVRCLGAGEAVGFVARLDRWFADVHVPLAALYPDPDALAAAIVDLALRAAVQRPADLRAVDRRREIDPGWFQHQRMVGYVAYTDRFAGTLDALPARLDHLAELGVTYLHLMPLLAPREGANDGGYAVADYRSVDPRLGTIDDLSDLAFELRARDMSLCVDLVLNHTAREHPWARAWQAGDPAYEGFYLAFPDRTMPDAYEETINDVFPDQAPGSFTEVPGTGWVWTTFFDYQWDLDYSTPRVFTAMLEEILWLANRGVEIFRMDAVPFMGKRLGTSCMNQPEVHDIVQALHAAVKLAAPATVFKAEAIVAPDELVAYLGAHERYRPECELAYHNQLMVMLWSSLATKDARLAVQSLRRLRPIPAETSWATYVRCHDDIGWAVGDVDARAVGYDPYAHRDFLNAFYAGEFPLSYARGARFGENPETGDARISGSTAALCGIAEARERGDAHALELGIRRFVLLHAVTFGWGGVPLVYMGDELGQGNDTTYLDDPALAGDNRWMHRPYFDDAAAALRHDPATVQGRVFGWTKALAAARASLPALHAAGEGRVLDVDSPHVLAWHRRHPRSGHFVGLVNVAEHPVTVDARVLDGFGALDTVLSSDGPLLVHDGRLVVPALGFVWLAEP
- a CDS encoding AIM24 family protein, which produces MIPLNPATLPDNDNIPGNHYAYCVRLDGQLFMQTGRMIAYYPAPHSQGIRFEPLTSGSIGGMVATRFSAPLYTRDWVVASGAGHLILGDRGYDINSYDLDAGNLTLRASNLLAFDSTLELKQSIVPGFLTLIGTGKFLASSSGPVIFAEPPIRVDPDALVGWADCPSPSHHYDARWMSGFLSSAMGMLGSNSGEERQFDFTGAGTVLIQSSENTVADPHLLQQLEGQIAGLGLSGLQRMQQVVAQRLAQQQQH
- a CDS encoding AIM24 family protein; protein product: MGSFEQVNNKVVAAAVAPGREILARRGAMLAYTGDVGFSPVHTGPGGAGGMVGRMVAGEQVPMMVAQGSGTVHYGYRGLYVTIIELDGSGPLSVEADRLVAHDAALQSTVVFLGSQGGIRGAVRGAVSGQGLFTTQLHGYGTAAVLSHGGTIAIPVGGRPVAVDPQAYVAHVGQVNVDISASVGWRDAVGRGSGEAVQLKITGQGTVYVQASEQKL